From Pararhizobium sp. A13:
CTCGAGGAAATCCGCCGTCGTCTCGGCACGAATTCCTCGCCGGAGACCGAGCGGCGATATTTGGAACGGCTGCTCGATATTCGCTGAGTGTTTCAAATTCAGCCTGAACGGGCCTGCCCGGGATGGAGGGCTGCTTGCGGAGGTTCCCGTCTACGACAGAGGTGAAGGTCAGCGTGTTCCAATCGCTGTGCGGTGAGCCGGAGCGTCCGGTCGGGCCAACGCCTGAGGGCCGCCAGCTGCTCCTGTTTCACGTCCTGGCTTGCGTTTCCTCGCATAGATGTTGAGCAGTATTCAGCTGCGGATGCCGGATTTCGAAAACCGCGGGCATGTCTAAAGTCCGCCGTCCACCGAGCTTTCTTGCGCAAACTTATACAGACAACACCTCCGCAATACTCGTCGCGGCACGAAATGCCCGGCTATCACTACCCGGAAAGTTCATCTCTGAGCGCTGACAATGTTTGCATTTTCACGGAGTAACCATAGCGTTACGCATTTGTACTATAGTCCTCACCGTGGTTTGCCGGTCGAGGGGAGGACATAATGCCGGAATCCGGTATCGGGCAGCGTAATTCCGCGGTTCTGGCTGGCATACTGGTGCTTGCCGCCCTGTTTCGTCTCCACGATGTCCAGCAACCCTTGATCGATGCCTTTAGCTGGCGCGAAGCAAGTACGGCCATGATGGCCGATAATTTCATGACACGCAGCTGGAACATCTTCTTTCCGCAGGTCAGCTGGACCGGTCCGGGTCCCTCCTATCAGGGTCGCGAACTTCAGATCATCTCCTACATCACCGCCCTGCTCTACAGCCTGTTCGGCTGGCACGACTGGCTGGGGCGCCTTGTCGCGATTGCCTTCGGCCTCTGGGGCGTCCTTGCACTGCATCGGTTGATCAATCGCGTGTGGGACACGGCGCACGCTCACGCCGGCGCCTTTCTGCTCGCTATCATGCCCGGCGCGGTTTTCATCGACCAGTCGTTTCTTCCCGATCCTGCGATGCTGTCGCTGGTCATCACCGGTGCCTGGCTCTATGTCGTCTATCTGCAGGAAGACCGCCACGGTCTTCTGGTGCTCGCGGGCGCGATTACGACATTGGGCGTGCTGGCGAAGCTGCCCGGCATCGCCGTGGTCGCTCCGATGACCTATGCGACATTCTCCATTCTTGAGGTGAGAGGCAGGCTCAACCCGCGTCGCATCCTGCAGATCCTGCCGGTCGCGCTGATCGCCGGCGCGCTGATCCTCGCGTACTACCGATGGGCGCTCTATGTCGGCACGAACTATCCGCCCTATCATGTTGCTGGCAGCGGCTATCTATGGGACGACGGGCTGTCCAAATTCCTCAGCCAGGCTTTTTACCTTCCCGCCGCATGGAAGATCGCCAGCAGCTGGCTCTTTTCCCTGCCCGTCCTGATACTCGCCGGCATAGCCCTGCTGGTGACGCCGCCGGGCATGACCGACCCGGCGCGCCACAAGGCCCCGTGGTTTTTCCATGTCTGGTTCGCCGGCGCCGTTTTGGTCTATTTCTTCGCCGCGCGCGAGATCAAAACCAATCCGTGGAATTTCCATATCTTCAGCGTGCCGGTGGCTGTAATGGCGGGCCGGGGGCTTATCCTATTGACCGCCATTGACGGCCGCCACCCAGGCTCGCGATGGCGCTGGCTGCGATTGGCATCCATCGTGGGCGTCGTCATCGTCGGCGGCAGCATTCCAGGGCTCCAGCTCATGAAGACACCCTACGCCCAATCCGGCCACAAGCTTGGTGTGCAGCTGAGCTCTCTCAGCAAGCCCGGCGATCTGGTGATTGCCGCATCAGCCACGATCGGCGATCCGATAGCGATCTATTATAGCCGACGTCGGGGCTGGGTCTTCCCGCCAGGCGGCGGGATGAACGACTGGTCGGTGCTTCCGGACGACGGCGAGGCGATCGACATGCTGGAGACGCTGCGGGCGAAAGACGCGGCGTGGTTCGGTGTCGCGAAAAATGCACGCGACTCGAAGGGGCGCAAGCTCCTCGAATACAACACGGGCCTTATTGCGCATCTCGACAAGACAGCCGAGCGTGTCATCGATGACGACACCCTGCTGATTTACCGGCTTGCGCCGCCAACCGCGTCTTATCGAGGGAGCCGCATGAAAAGGGCTGTCGGTCCCACACAATCATCTTCTAACGCGGAACCAGCGACGCAAGGGTTTTAGGGTCAAAGCGCCAGTCCGGTGAACCGTATCCCAGGGGCCAGCGGTAGGGCTCCCTGTCATTGAAGAACAGGATCGTCTCCAACAGCGGGAACTGCGTTTTATAGTCCTGCGAATTGAAAATCTCCGCGTACCAGCCTTGCTTGTAGGTCTGGCTCCCGGAAACACCGAGTTCCGCTATCATGACGGGCT
This genomic window contains:
- a CDS encoding glycosyltransferase family 39 protein yields the protein MPESGIGQRNSAVLAGILVLAALFRLHDVQQPLIDAFSWREASTAMMADNFMTRSWNIFFPQVSWTGPGPSYQGRELQIISYITALLYSLFGWHDWLGRLVAIAFGLWGVLALHRLINRVWDTAHAHAGAFLLAIMPGAVFIDQSFLPDPAMLSLVITGAWLYVVYLQEDRHGLLVLAGAITTLGVLAKLPGIAVVAPMTYATFSILEVRGRLNPRRILQILPVALIAGALILAYYRWALYVGTNYPPYHVAGSGYLWDDGLSKFLSQAFYLPAAWKIASSWLFSLPVLILAGIALLVTPPGMTDPARHKAPWFFHVWFAGAVLVYFFAAREIKTNPWNFHIFSVPVAVMAGRGLILLTAIDGRHPGSRWRWLRLASIVGVVIVGGSIPGLQLMKTPYAQSGHKLGVQLSSLSKPGDLVIAASATIGDPIAIYYSRRRGWVFPPGGGMNDWSVLPDDGEAIDMLETLRAKDAAWFGVAKNARDSKGRKLLEYNTGLIAHLDKTAERVIDDDTLLIYRLAPPTASYRGSRMKRAVGPTQSSSNAEPATQGF